One window of the Streptomyces sp. TS71-3 genome contains the following:
- a CDS encoding phosphatase PAP2 family protein: protein MRGGLPRPLAELLADLGNASVAVPVLALALAHAALRDRRGGLPRWWLPPLAAALAMAVVPALVAPLKAAVGRAGPPGADPGGYFPSGHAATAVVAYGLAALLLLPSLRRRAHRRLLLAGVLVLNAAIGAGLVVRGYHWPLDVLGSWLLCWALLGVWGGGVRLSGASAGASRGR from the coding sequence ATGCGCGGCGGACTCCCCCGCCCGCTCGCCGAACTCCTCGCCGACCTCGGGAACGCCTCGGTCGCGGTCCCGGTACTCGCCCTGGCACTCGCCCACGCCGCGCTGCGCGACCGCCGCGGGGGTCTGCCCCGCTGGTGGCTGCCACCGCTCGCGGCTGCCCTGGCGATGGCCGTGGTGCCCGCCCTGGTCGCTCCCCTCAAGGCAGCCGTAGGTCGGGCGGGGCCGCCCGGCGCGGATCCCGGCGGCTACTTCCCCTCGGGCCACGCGGCCACCGCCGTGGTGGCCTACGGCCTGGCGGCGCTGCTGCTCCTGCCGTCCCTGCGCCGCCGCGCGCACCGCCGGCTGCTACTCGCGGGCGTGCTCGTCCTCAACGCGGCCATCGGCGCGGGCCTGGTGGTGCGGGGCTACCACTGGCCGCTGGACGTGCTCGGGAGCTGGCTGCTGTGCTGGGCCCTGCTGGGGGTGTGGGGCGGCGGCGTGCGGCTGTCGGGTGCCTCCGCTGGGGCCTCCCGGGGGCGGTAG
- a CDS encoding DUF4190 domain-containing protein: MHGQQTIAGSPPPGGGTAAPGFPGPRPPADVSGAVPPPPIAPTGPGGYGFPGQAGYPGYSGYSGYPGGPTAGPGAPGGYPGYQMGPGYPGSYPGYGWPGMGMPQNGQGTAALVLGILAVCLFWLYGVISLVLGVLAMVFGVKGRRRVRRGEATNGGQAQAGFVLGIIGLVLGAFVVIAIAFAIAESGADSDGGSDSGYGYSAASPAPDHRPAPAHGRGR; encoded by the coding sequence GTGCACGGCCAGCAGACGATCGCCGGCAGCCCGCCGCCCGGCGGCGGCACCGCCGCACCCGGCTTCCCGGGGCCCCGTCCGCCGGCCGACGTGTCCGGTGCCGTCCCGCCCCCGCCCATCGCCCCGACGGGCCCCGGCGGCTACGGCTTCCCGGGCCAGGCCGGTTACCCCGGCTACTCGGGCTATTCCGGCTACCCGGGAGGCCCGACGGCCGGACCCGGCGCACCGGGCGGCTACCCCGGATACCAGATGGGCCCCGGCTATCCGGGGAGCTACCCCGGATACGGCTGGCCCGGCATGGGCATGCCGCAGAACGGCCAGGGCACCGCGGCCCTGGTGCTGGGCATCCTCGCCGTGTGCCTCTTCTGGCTCTACGGCGTGATCTCCCTCGTCCTCGGCGTCCTCGCGATGGTCTTCGGTGTGAAGGGCCGCAGACGCGTCAGGCGGGGAGAGGCCACCAACGGCGGGCAGGCGCAGGCCGGTTTCGTGCTGGGCATCATCGGGCTCGTCCTCGGGGCGTTCGTGGTGATCGCCATCGCCTTCGCGATAGCCGAGAGCGGCGCCGACAGCGATGGCGGCAGCGACAGCGGTTACGGCTACTCGGCAGCATCGCCGGCCCCGGATCACCGGCCGGCCCCCGCACACGGGCGGGGGCGCTGA
- a CDS encoding glycerophosphodiester phosphodiesterase — protein MQPMQPTPPAQPAHTVTAVAHRGDPYRFRENTVPSLRSALGRGADAVEIDVRVTRDGVPVLLHDDTLERLWGHEAPLAALTAAEVAEVTEGGVPTLAEALDAVAERDAGARVLIDLPGASKAAVSRVVAVVRDRGAGDRVYYTGAAQAMLSVRAADRDAEIALTWTTLAAPRPVLLDAVAPRWLNYRFGLVSRDLADHVHAAGLLLSVWTPDTGRSMRRLLAMGVDGITTNRVDVLHALRTPRGDAG, from the coding sequence ATGCAGCCCATGCAACCCACTCCGCCCGCTCAGCCCGCGCACACCGTGACCGCCGTCGCCCACCGCGGCGATCCCTACCGTTTCCGCGAGAACACCGTGCCGTCGCTGCGCTCCGCGCTCGGCCGGGGTGCGGACGCGGTCGAGATCGACGTCCGGGTGACACGCGACGGCGTTCCGGTGCTGCTTCACGACGACACCCTGGAGCGGCTGTGGGGGCACGAGGCCCCCTTGGCTGCTCTCACCGCGGCCGAGGTCGCGGAGGTGACGGAGGGCGGAGTGCCCACGCTGGCCGAGGCCCTCGACGCGGTGGCGGAGCGGGACGCCGGGGCCCGGGTGCTGATCGACCTGCCGGGCGCCTCGAAGGCCGCGGTGTCCCGGGTGGTGGCGGTGGTGCGCGACCGCGGGGCCGGGGATCGGGTGTACTACACCGGGGCCGCCCAGGCCATGCTTTCGGTGCGCGCGGCGGACCGGGACGCCGAGATCGCCCTCACCTGGACCACCCTCGCCGCGCCCCGTCCCGTGCTGCTCGACGCGGTGGCGCCGCGCTGGCTCAACTACCGCTTCGGCCTGGTGAGCCGGGACCTGGCGGACCATGTGCACGCGGCCGGTCTGCTGCTGTCCGTGTGGACGCCGGACACCGGCAGGTCGATGCGGAGGCTGCTGGCCATGGGCGTGGACGGCATCACGACCAACCGCGTCGACGTGCTGCACGCGCTGCGGACGCCCCGCGGCGACGCCGGCTAG
- a CDS encoding gamma-aminobutyraldehyde dehydrogenase, with protein MTTELRPLRTLRNYIDGEFREAADGRTTEVVNPATGEAYATAPLSGTADVDAAMAAAEAAFPAWRDLIPAERQKALLKIADAFEERAEDLIAAEVENTGKPVGLTRTEEIPPMVDQIRFFAGAARMLEGRSGGEYMEGLTSFVRREPIGVCAQVAPWNYPMMMAVWKFAPALAAGNTVVLKPSDTTPASTVLMAEIIGSIVPKGVFNVITGDRDTGRLMVEHPTPAMASVTGSVRAGREVAGAAARDLKRVHLELGGKAPVVVFDDLDAAALAKAVEDIAVAGFFNAGQDCTAATRVLVHESIHDEFVRALAKTAAETKTGQPDDEDVLYGPLNNANQLAQVSGFIDRLPAHAKVEAGGQRIGDKGYFYAPTVVSGLKQDDEIVQQEVFGPVITVQPFTDEAEAVAYANGVEYGLASSVWTKDHGRAMRMSKTLDFGCVWINTHIPLVAEMPHGGFKKSGYGKDLSAYGFEDYTRVKHVMTSLEF; from the coding sequence ATGACCACCGAACTGCGTCCGCTGCGCACGCTACGGAATTACATCGACGGCGAGTTCCGCGAGGCCGCGGACGGGCGCACCACCGAGGTCGTCAATCCGGCCACGGGCGAGGCCTACGCCACCGCGCCGCTGTCCGGCACGGCGGACGTCGACGCCGCCATGGCCGCCGCGGAGGCCGCGTTCCCCGCGTGGCGCGACCTGATCCCCGCCGAACGGCAGAAGGCGCTGCTGAAGATCGCCGACGCGTTCGAGGAGCGCGCCGAGGACCTGATCGCCGCCGAGGTCGAGAACACCGGCAAGCCCGTCGGCCTCACCCGCACCGAAGAGATCCCGCCCATGGTCGACCAGATCCGGTTCTTCGCCGGCGCGGCCCGGATGCTGGAGGGGCGCTCGGGCGGCGAGTACATGGAGGGGCTGACGTCGTTCGTGCGGCGCGAGCCCATCGGGGTCTGCGCGCAGGTCGCGCCCTGGAACTACCCCATGATGATGGCGGTGTGGAAGTTCGCTCCCGCGCTTGCGGCCGGGAACACCGTGGTGCTGAAGCCCTCCGACACCACGCCCGCGTCCACCGTCCTGATGGCCGAGATCATCGGCTCGATCGTGCCGAAGGGCGTCTTCAACGTGATCACGGGCGACCGGGACACCGGCCGCCTGATGGTGGAGCACCCGACCCCCGCCATGGCCTCCGTCACCGGCTCGGTACGGGCCGGCCGGGAGGTCGCGGGCGCCGCGGCGCGGGACCTCAAGCGGGTCCACCTTGAGCTGGGCGGCAAGGCCCCGGTGGTGGTCTTCGACGACCTCGACGCCGCGGCCCTCGCCAAGGCCGTCGAGGACATCGCCGTGGCCGGCTTCTTCAACGCCGGCCAGGACTGCACCGCCGCGACCCGCGTCCTGGTGCACGAGAGCATCCACGACGAGTTCGTCCGGGCGCTCGCCAAGACCGCCGCCGAGACGAAGACCGGGCAGCCCGACGACGAGGACGTGCTCTACGGGCCGCTCAACAACGCGAACCAGCTCGCGCAGGTCAGCGGGTTCATCGACCGGCTGCCCGCGCACGCCAAGGTCGAGGCGGGCGGCCAGCGGATCGGCGACAAGGGCTACTTCTACGCGCCGACCGTGGTCTCCGGGCTCAAGCAGGACGACGAGATCGTCCAGCAGGAGGTCTTCGGCCCCGTCATCACCGTCCAGCCCTTCACGGACGAGGCCGAGGCCGTCGCGTACGCGAACGGAGTCGAGTACGGGCTCGCGTCCTCGGTGTGGACGAAGGACCACGGGCGCGCGATGCGGATGTCCAAGACGCTCGACTTCGGCTGCGTCTGGATCAACACCCACATCCCGCTGGTCGCGGAGATGCCGCACGGCGGCTTCAAGAAGTCCGGCTACGGCAAGGATCTGTCCGCCTACGGCTTCGAGGACTACACGCGCGTCAAGCACGTGATGACGTCACTGGAGTTCTGA
- a CDS encoding VOC family protein → MYQQMIFVNLPVSDVDRSKKFFTELGYTLNEQFTTDDCACVVISDTIVAMLLAKERYQEFTDKPVADATTTSEVLICLNSPAREKVDELVDRAISLGGTASGKTQDMGFMYGRAFDDPDGHTWEVMWMDPAAVQG, encoded by the coding sequence GTGTACCAGCAGATGATCTTCGTGAATCTGCCCGTGAGCGACGTCGACCGCAGCAAGAAGTTCTTCACGGAGCTCGGCTACACCCTGAACGAGCAGTTCACGACTGACGACTGCGCCTGCGTGGTGATCAGCGACACCATCGTCGCGATGCTGCTGGCCAAGGAGCGGTACCAGGAGTTCACCGACAAGCCCGTCGCGGACGCCACCACCACCTCCGAGGTGCTGATCTGCCTGAACTCCCCGGCCCGCGAGAAGGTCGACGAACTGGTGGACCGGGCGATCTCGCTCGGCGGCACCGCGTCCGGCAAGACGCAGGACATGGGCTTCATGTACGGCCGTGCCTTCGACGACCCGGACGGCCACACCTGGGAGGTCATGTGGATGGATCCCGCGGCGGTACAGGGCTGA
- the gabT gene encoding 4-aminobutyrate--2-oxoglutarate transaminase, producing MTALPQERRLVTAIPGPKSQELQARRAAAVAAGVGSVMPVFAARAAGGILEDVDGNRLIDFGAGIAVTSVGVSAEAVVRRATAQLADFTHTCFMVTPYEPYVEVAERLAELTPGDHPKKSVLFNSGAEAVENAVKIARSYTKRQAVVVVDHAFHGRTNLTMALTAKNMPYKDGFGPFAPEVYRVPVAYGYRWPTGPENCGPKAAAQAIDEITKQIGPENVAAIIVEPVLGEGGFIEPAKGYLPALREFATEHGIVFVADEIQSGFCRTGQWFACEDEGIVPDLVTTAKGIAGGLPLAAVTGRAEIMDAAHSGGLGGTYGGNPVACAAALGSIETMKELDLAARARRIGEIMKPRLTALKEKYDVIGDVRGRGAMLAIELVKDRTTKEPAPEATAKLAKACHAAGLVVLTTGTYSNVVRFLPPLVIPEHLLNEGLDILEQALADL from the coding sequence ATGACCGCACTTCCGCAGGAGCGCCGTCTCGTCACCGCCATCCCCGGCCCCAAGTCGCAGGAGCTTCAGGCCCGACGTGCCGCCGCGGTCGCGGCGGGTGTGGGCTCCGTGATGCCCGTCTTCGCGGCCCGTGCCGCCGGCGGCATCCTTGAGGACGTGGACGGCAACCGGCTGATCGACTTCGGCGCGGGGATCGCCGTCACCTCGGTGGGCGTCTCCGCCGAGGCCGTCGTCCGGCGCGCCACCGCGCAGCTCGCCGACTTCACCCACACCTGTTTCATGGTCACGCCCTACGAGCCGTACGTGGAGGTCGCCGAGCGGCTCGCCGAGCTGACCCCGGGGGACCACCCGAAGAAGTCGGTGCTCTTCAACTCGGGCGCCGAGGCCGTGGAGAACGCCGTCAAGATCGCCCGCTCGTACACCAAGCGGCAGGCGGTCGTGGTCGTCGACCACGCCTTCCACGGCCGCACCAACCTGACGATGGCGCTGACCGCCAAGAACATGCCGTACAAGGACGGCTTCGGCCCCTTCGCGCCGGAGGTCTACCGGGTGCCGGTGGCCTACGGCTACCGCTGGCCGACCGGCCCGGAGAACTGCGGTCCCAAGGCCGCGGCGCAGGCCATCGACGAGATCACCAAGCAGATCGGCCCCGAGAACGTCGCCGCGATCATCGTGGAGCCGGTGCTCGGCGAGGGCGGCTTCATCGAGCCCGCGAAGGGGTACCTGCCGGCGCTGCGGGAGTTCGCGACGGAGCACGGCATCGTCTTCGTGGCCGACGAGATCCAGTCCGGCTTCTGCCGCACCGGCCAGTGGTTCGCGTGCGAGGACGAGGGCATCGTTCCCGACCTGGTCACCACGGCGAAGGGCATCGCGGGCGGCCTGCCGCTCGCCGCGGTCACCGGCCGCGCCGAGATCATGGACGCCGCGCACAGCGGCGGCCTGGGCGGCACCTACGGCGGCAACCCGGTGGCCTGCGCGGCCGCGCTGGGCTCGATCGAGACCATGAAGGAGCTCGACCTGGCCGCCCGTGCCCGCCGGATCGGCGAGATCATGAAGCCCCGGCTGACGGCGCTCAAGGAGAAGTACGACGTCATCGGGGACGTCCGCGGCCGTGGCGCGATGCTCGCCATCGAGCTGGTGAAGGACCGCACGACCAAGGAGCCCGCACCGGAGGCCACCGCCAAGCTGGCCAAGGCCTGCCACGCGGCGGGGCTGGTGGTGCTGACCACGGGCACCTACAGCAACGTGGTGCGGTTCCTGCCGCCGCTGGTGATCCCCGAGCACCTGCTGAACGAGGGTCTGGACATCCTCGAGCAGGCCCTCGCGGACCTCTGA
- a CDS encoding adenosine deaminase: MTDLHAFIAGLPKAELHVHHVGSASPRIVAALAARHPGTKVPSDPEALAEYFTFTDFAHFIEVYLSVVDVIRTPEDVRLLTYEIARDMSRQNVRYAELTVTPYSSVSRGMDERAFMAAIEDARTAAEADFGTVLRWCFDIPGEAGLAAAEVTARLAVTEELRPEGLVSFGLGGPEVGVPRPQFKPYFDRAIAAGLRSVPHAGETTGPETVWDALRELRAERIGHGIAAAQDEKLLAHLAEHRIPLEVCPTSNIATRAVRTLEEHPIKALVDAGVLVTVNSDDPPMFGTDLNSEYEVAARLLGLDEQGVAALAKNAVEASFLDPAGKAAISAEIDAYTAAWPQAATATATA, from the coding sequence TTGACCGACCTGCACGCCTTCATCGCCGGACTGCCCAAGGCCGAACTGCACGTGCACCACGTGGGCTCCGCCTCCCCCCGCATCGTCGCCGCCCTCGCAGCCCGCCACCCGGGCACCAAGGTGCCGTCCGACCCCGAGGCGCTCGCCGAGTACTTCACGTTCACGGACTTCGCGCACTTCATCGAGGTCTACCTGTCGGTCGTCGACGTGATCCGCACGCCGGAGGACGTCCGCCTGCTGACGTACGAGATCGCACGGGACATGAGCCGGCAGAACGTGCGCTACGCCGAGCTGACCGTGACCCCGTACTCGTCGGTCAGCCGCGGCATGGACGAACGTGCCTTCATGGCGGCCATCGAGGACGCGCGGACGGCCGCCGAGGCGGACTTCGGCACCGTGCTGCGCTGGTGCTTCGACATCCCCGGCGAGGCGGGACTCGCCGCCGCCGAGGTCACCGCGCGCCTGGCGGTGACGGAGGAGCTGCGGCCGGAGGGCCTGGTGTCGTTCGGGCTCGGCGGCCCCGAGGTGGGGGTGCCGCGCCCGCAGTTCAAGCCGTACTTCGACCGGGCGATCGCGGCGGGCCTGCGCTCCGTTCCGCACGCCGGGGAGACCACCGGGCCCGAGACCGTCTGGGACGCGCTGCGCGAGCTGCGGGCCGAGCGCATCGGGCACGGCATCGCCGCGGCGCAGGACGAGAAGCTCCTCGCGCACCTCGCCGAGCACCGGATCCCGCTGGAGGTCTGCCCGACCTCGAACATCGCCACGCGCGCGGTGCGCACCCTGGAGGAGCACCCGATCAAGGCCCTGGTGGACGCCGGCGTGCTGGTCACCGTCAACTCGGACGACCCGCCGATGTTCGGCACCGACCTCAACAGCGAGTACGAGGTCGCGGCGCGGCTGCTCGGCCTGGACGAGCAGGGGGTGGCCGCGCTCGCGAAGAACGCGGTCGAGGCGTCGTTCCTGGACCCGGCGGGCAAGGCCGCGATCTCCGCGGAGATCGACGCGTACACCGCGGCCTGGCCGCAGGCGGCGACGGCCACGGCCACTGCCTGA
- a CDS encoding ATP/GTP-binding protein, whose protein sequence is MDRDGTQETWGTHAVPAPRPAGPPAAPPHPGRPPAQIAHPATAEWLSHPRPTAAPGLWRYGYAPRVRPRTPERASDRALLTGMLVSLLSAALVWSLWSNGYVPYKIVPLKLFTPDSWWWPGTASPRTDEGHSALKLYDSLVFTLVVVVFGRLGNWPEGIRHFVTSRPQPRRGALALLAAALVTLLVWTQTVPVVDLGLATVALVAGGAVYLSNVVTYTVFVAITVIVLWPFARISGLTAALRGRDTPEAGDPPLPPPKDPAPTAPAGEWPELRAAGRHDAADRLTAEVRAGRMSDVDCARVRQAWAASQHSPMALAAFTDTVLSQGAAAWTHPSGARDLPERTAYHDLLTTQVRIGTCVDGERNPFEHRGSGAALDPAVLGTSLIAVGPPGAGKTARLVRPAVESLALLALTGAGAVAAVCAAGTPLGPDGAFDVVVRPGDPASVHDLDLYAGTTDPDEAAAFLAEGLVGDVEGVDDRRATTALAQLLGPFHAARGRFPTVPELAELLGGAPPALDALRSALDAAGDDAMLRELDARARQASSPADPGLVLADRLAVLDRPAFAGFFGAGERAARSFSLRAMAHHPLRVRIDLPEQRHEEAARLLTRLLLAQFTSIAASRTDRRHFACLVLDDATHTLTPRTVRGIQRLRSVNAGVVLALRTIGDVPEALHGALHSAVGCRMAFSGVSTWDGRRFAEAWGTQWVETTEVAKHTVFADQPMTRAIHALRKLVTGREVTRDAVTVRQVERERWSASELAHEVPPGHAVVSFTAVDGEHAPPLLVDLRT, encoded by the coding sequence ATGGACAGGGACGGCACGCAGGAGACATGGGGTACGCACGCCGTTCCGGCGCCGCGCCCGGCGGGACCGCCGGCCGCGCCCCCGCACCCCGGGCGCCCTCCGGCCCAGATCGCCCACCCGGCCACCGCCGAATGGCTGAGCCACCCGCGGCCCACCGCGGCACCGGGCCTGTGGCGCTACGGGTACGCGCCGCGCGTTCGCCCGCGCACGCCGGAGCGCGCCTCCGACCGGGCGCTGCTGACCGGCATGCTGGTCTCCCTGCTGTCGGCGGCGTTGGTCTGGTCGCTGTGGAGCAACGGGTACGTCCCGTACAAGATCGTCCCGCTGAAGCTCTTCACGCCCGACTCCTGGTGGTGGCCGGGGACCGCTTCCCCCCGGACCGACGAGGGCCACAGCGCGCTCAAGCTCTACGACAGCCTGGTCTTCACCCTCGTGGTCGTCGTCTTCGGCCGGCTGGGGAACTGGCCCGAGGGGATACGGCACTTCGTGACGAGCCGTCCTCAGCCGCGAAGGGGCGCCTTGGCGCTGCTCGCCGCAGCGCTCGTGACGCTGCTGGTGTGGACGCAGACCGTCCCCGTCGTCGACCTCGGTCTCGCCACCGTCGCTCTTGTCGCGGGCGGCGCGGTCTACCTGTCGAACGTCGTCACGTACACGGTCTTCGTGGCCATCACCGTCATCGTCCTCTGGCCTTTCGCCAGGATCAGCGGCTTGACGGCCGCCCTGCGCGGGCGCGACACGCCCGAAGCCGGTGACCCGCCGCTCCCGCCCCCGAAGGACCCGGCCCCCACGGCGCCCGCCGGCGAGTGGCCGGAGCTGCGCGCCGCGGGCCGGCACGACGCGGCCGACCGGCTCACCGCGGAGGTGCGGGCCGGCCGGATGAGCGACGTCGACTGCGCCCGGGTGCGGCAGGCGTGGGCGGCGTCCCAGCACAGCCCCATGGCCCTGGCCGCCTTCACGGACACCGTGCTGAGTCAGGGAGCGGCCGCCTGGACGCACCCGTCCGGCGCGCGCGACCTCCCGGAGCGCACGGCCTACCACGACCTGCTCACCACCCAGGTGCGGATAGGCACCTGCGTGGACGGCGAGCGCAACCCGTTCGAGCACCGCGGCTCGGGTGCCGCCCTGGACCCGGCCGTGCTCGGCACCTCGTTGATCGCCGTCGGCCCGCCCGGCGCGGGGAAGACGGCCCGGCTCGTACGGCCCGCCGTCGAGTCCCTCGCACTCCTCGCGCTCACCGGCGCGGGCGCGGTGGCCGCCGTCTGCGCCGCCGGTACCCCGCTGGGCCCGGACGGCGCCTTCGACGTCGTGGTGCGGCCCGGCGACCCGGCGTCCGTGCACGACCTCGACCTGTACGCCGGCACCACCGACCCCGACGAGGCCGCCGCCTTCCTCGCCGAGGGCCTGGTCGGCGACGTGGAGGGCGTGGACGACCGGCGCGCGACCACCGCGCTGGCCCAGCTCCTCGGTCCGTTCCACGCGGCACGCGGCCGCTTCCCCACGGTCCCCGAACTCGCCGAACTGCTGGGCGGCGCACCGCCCGCCCTCGATGCCCTGCGGTCGGCGCTCGACGCGGCCGGCGACGACGCCATGCTGCGCGAGCTGGACGCCCGCGCGCGGCAGGCGTCGAGCCCCGCCGACCCGGGCCTGGTCCTCGCGGACCGGCTGGCGGTGCTGGACCGGCCGGCGTTCGCCGGGTTCTTCGGCGCGGGGGAGCGCGCGGCCAGGAGCTTCTCGCTGCGTGCGATGGCCCACCACCCGCTGCGGGTCCGCATCGACCTGCCGGAGCAGCGGCACGAGGAGGCGGCACGGCTGCTCACCCGCCTGCTGCTCGCGCAGTTCACCTCCATCGCCGCCTCCCGCACCGATCGGAGGCACTTCGCCTGCCTGGTCCTCGACGACGCCACGCACACCCTCACCCCCCGCACGGTGCGCGGCATCCAGCGGCTGCGGTCGGTGAACGCCGGCGTGGTCCTCGCGCTGCGCACCATCGGTGACGTTCCGGAGGCGCTGCACGGCGCGCTGCACAGCGCGGTCGGCTGCCGTATGGCGTTCTCGGGCGTCAGCACGTGGGACGGCCGGCGCTTCGCGGAGGCCTGGGGCACGCAGTGGGTGGAGACCACGGAGGTCGCCAAGCACACCGTCTTCGCCGACCAGCCGATGACCCGCGCCATCCACGCGCTGCGCAAGCTGGTCACGGGCCGGGAGGTGACCAGGGACGCCGTGACCGTGCGGCAGGTGGAGCGGGAGCGCTGGTCCGCCTCGGAGCTGGCGCACGAGGTGCCGCCGGGACACGCCGTCGTCTCGTTCACCGCGGTCGACGGCGAGCACGCGCCGCCGCTCCTCGTCGACCTCCGCACCTGA
- a CDS encoding LOG family protein: protein METLAEFDSVLAASPALTGYRVQGVDLTDRTDALLTAEVSGAVFLGCPMDPEAAATVRAAGALVFPPVPGLPFDPYRGLLYTPDELFQGISEGYETTPDARAYAWFRRTGSDGDIFSSMLRAVHDDSVSDALDELVVGARVVGVMGGHAMARGTDAYAGAARLGRTLARAGFTVATGGGPGAMEAANFGAYAAPFEDAMLAESLDLLGKAPSFRPSVTEWARVAFEIRSRWPEGGASIGIPTWFYGHEPPNAFAAHIAKYFANALREDGLLARSNAGVVFLPGAAGTVQEIFDNATPNYYESRGEPTPMVLVDRAHWTEHLPAWPLLQALARERSMEHRIALVDSVDEAPEALARMA from the coding sequence ATCGAGACGCTCGCCGAGTTCGACTCGGTGCTGGCGGCGAGCCCCGCCCTGACCGGATACCGCGTCCAGGGCGTCGACCTGACGGACCGCACGGACGCGCTGCTGACCGCCGAGGTGTCGGGCGCCGTCTTCCTCGGCTGCCCGATGGACCCGGAGGCTGCGGCGACCGTGCGCGCCGCGGGAGCGCTGGTCTTCCCGCCCGTGCCCGGCCTCCCGTTCGATCCGTACCGCGGGCTGCTGTACACGCCCGACGAGCTCTTCCAGGGGATCTCCGAGGGCTACGAGACGACGCCGGACGCGCGCGCGTACGCGTGGTTCCGGCGGACCGGCTCCGACGGCGACATCTTCTCGTCGATGCTGCGGGCCGTGCACGACGACTCCGTCTCGGACGCCCTGGACGAGCTCGTCGTGGGCGCGCGCGTGGTGGGCGTGATGGGCGGCCACGCCATGGCGCGCGGCACGGACGCCTACGCGGGCGCCGCCCGCCTCGGCAGGACCCTCGCCAGGGCCGGGTTCACCGTGGCGACGGGCGGCGGTCCGGGCGCCATGGAGGCGGCCAACTTCGGCGCCTACGCGGCCCCCTTCGAGGACGCCATGCTGGCGGAGTCGCTGGACCTGCTCGGCAAGGCGCCGTCGTTCCGCCCGTCGGTGACGGAGTGGGCCAGGGTCGCCTTCGAGATACGCTCGCGCTGGCCCGAGGGGGGCGCCTCGATAGGCATCCCCACCTGGTTCTACGGGCACGAGCCGCCGAACGCGTTCGCGGCGCACATCGCCAAGTACTTCGCCAACGCCCTGCGCGAGGACGGCCTGCTCGCCCGCTCCAACGCCGGCGTGGTCTTCCTGCCCGGCGCCGCGGGCACGGTCCAGGAGATCTTCGACAACGCCACGCCCAACTACTACGAGTCGCGCGGCGAGCCCACCCCCATGGTGCTCGTCGACCGCGCCCACTGGACCGAGCACCTGCCCGCCTGGCCCCTGCTCCAGGCGCTGGCCCGTGAGCGGTCGATGGAGCACCGGATCGCGCTCGTGGACTCCGTGGACGAGGCGCCCGAGGCGCTGGCCCGGATGGCCTGA
- a CDS encoding ABC transporter ATP-binding protein, which yields MEAPPDNDVLKAHALNVTYHGSPALAEVSLGVLDGEILAVSGPRGSGKTTLLRCLSGQLVPDKGEVWFRNTGVHTLGQAARERLRRERFGWVGPRPGLVPELTAWENAALPLLLGGTAHRTARAAALEWLGHLDIAHCARKRPYALSQAQRQRVAVARALVASPTVLFADEPTAPLHHADHDHVLRTVLTAARARGITVVLATSETRTAALADRSMSLLDGRATGGLPYGAGAEGEAACSLSV from the coding sequence ATGGAGGCCCCGCCGGACAACGACGTGCTCAAGGCCCATGCCCTGAACGTCACGTACCACGGCTCCCCCGCACTCGCCGAGGTCTCCCTCGGGGTGCTGGACGGCGAGATCCTGGCGGTCAGCGGCCCCCGCGGCAGTGGCAAGACGACCCTTCTGCGGTGCCTGTCCGGACAGCTCGTACCGGACAAGGGCGAGGTGTGGTTCCGCAACACCGGCGTGCACACCCTGGGGCAGGCGGCACGGGAGCGGCTGCGCCGCGAGCGGTTCGGCTGGGTCGGCCCCCGCCCCGGTCTCGTGCCCGAGCTGACCGCCTGGGAGAACGCCGCGCTGCCCCTGCTGCTGGGCGGCACCGCGCACCGCACGGCCCGCGCCGCCGCCCTGGAGTGGCTGGGCCACCTGGACATCGCCCACTGCGCGCGCAAGCGCCCGTACGCCCTCAGCCAGGCGCAGCGGCAGCGGGTGGCCGTGGCCCGCGCCCTGGTCGCCAGCCCCACGGTGCTCTTCGCGGACGAGCCGACCGCCCCGCTGCACCACGCCGACCACGACCACGTCCTGCGCACGGTGCTGACCGCGGCACGCGCGCGTGGCATCACGGTGGTGCTGGCCACCTCGGAGACGCGGACGGCCGCGCTCGCCGACCGTTCGATGTCGCTCCTCGACGGGCGGGCCACCGGAGGGCTGCCCTACGGCGCCGGGGCGGAGGGCGAGGCCGCGTGCTCGCTCTCCGTCTAG